The following nucleotide sequence is from Endozoicomonas sp. GU-1.
AGAAGGCGTGAGCTGGTTGCGACGTTTGAACAATCTGGAAAAATAATCAGCGTCGGCATATCCCACCTGCTGGGCAATTTCGGCAATGCCCAGGTTGGTATTCTTTAATAGATCGCTGGCCTGATCAAGCCTGATTTTGCGGACATACTCCATTGGCGGGGAACCGGTGGCCTGTTGAAAGCGACGATTCAGTGTCCGGGCATTCAAGCCCGACATTCTGCCAAGGGCAGCCAGAGAGATTTCACTGACGAAATGATGGTGGATAAAGTCCTGCAGGGAGACGATCACTTCATCCTGGTGGGTTGTGGCATGATCTTCAGCAAAATGGGTGTCTTTGAAGGGCTTTCTGATTTCATGGGAGAACTGCTGTTCAACCTTTTGGGCGATGGACTCGCCAAGCGCTACGCCAATCATGTGCACCATCAGGTCAGCGACCGAATTGACACTGCCAGCGCAATAAATACGACCTGCCCGGGTGATCAGGTGATTGGGTTTGAACTCAATATCCGGGAAAAAACGTTGCAGTTTTTCCATGTAAAACCAGTGGGTTGTGGCTGGTTTTTGATCCAGAAGCCCGGTTTCTGCCATAAACGCCACCCCGGTACCAGCTGCGGCAAATACGGCACCGGCATCGTGTTGGCGTTTTAACCATGCAATGATTTCCGGATGTTTCCTGACCACCGGAATCGGGTTGCGCCAGAGCGCAGGAACCAGAATCAGATCACCATAGCCACTCTGTTTAAAGGTTCTGTCCGGTGTCAGTCTCAGGCCGCCAGTGGTGGTGATGGGGGCGGGCGTACTGGCACAGAAATGAACTTCAATACTTTTTTTATTGGCTGACAGTCGGGTGTAGGTCATTGCCGCTTCCAGCATCTCAAGGGGTAATGTCACACTGGTACTGATCATATGCTCCACCATAGGGATCAGTACCCGGTTTAACTGGATTAGGGGGGATTGTTGGAACATTGGCGTAAAACTGCTCGGTGATGTGTCTTTTTTGTCCGTATTCGTGTCTTTTTCATCCGGTTAAGTTTATCACGAAATCATTAAACTAGTGCCAACTTCATTTAATTCTTAATTTGCATTCATAACAACCTGATCGCTACTCAGAGTGGCACATCATTCAGTTGTTATACAGGAGTGT
It contains:
- a CDS encoding GlxA family transcriptional regulator, coding for MFQQSPLIQLNRVLIPMVEHMISTSVTLPLEMLEAAMTYTRLSANKKSIEVHFCASTPAPITTTGGLRLTPDRTFKQSGYGDLILVPALWRNPIPVVRKHPEIIAWLKRQHDAGAVFAAAGTGVAFMAETGLLDQKPATTHWFYMEKLQRFFPDIEFKPNHLITRAGRIYCAGSVNSVADLMVHMIGVALGESIAQKVEQQFSHEIRKPFKDTHFAEDHATTHQDEVIVSLQDFIHHHFVSEISLAALGRMSGLNARTLNRRFQQATGSPPMEYVRKIRLDQASDLLKNTNLGIAEIAQQVGYADADYFSRLFKRRNQLTPSEFRRSVRGKLFYLNDTTME